Below is a genomic region from Spartinivicinus marinus.
CAAAAGCCTCGTCAACAGGAATTTTTTTTAGCTTCAGAATAACGCTGATTAACGCGTAATGATGCACCGCGTGACTGGCACTGAATAAGAGCTCTCGTTGAAAACTGGTTGCGCAGCTGATCGGAGAGGGGTTATCAACAACCAAACTACGTAAAGTCATAGACTGATTTTCTAAATCCAATAAGCGATTGAGCCATTCTTGCAGGCAAACAATCTGTGTTAAGGCTGCAGCTGGATTAGATTCAATCTCAGTACCTCGTTTGCGTTGATCATAATCCAGCACGCTGCCTGGCTCCCAGTGTTGTAAGTGAGCGTAGTGATCAAGTACATGACGAATATGCTGACCAATGGAGCTGTTTAAGGGGGCTATTGGGGTTTGGTAGTCATCAATGGACAACTGTTGGATTAGGCTAAATGCCTGGTTTAATACGGCAAGACTACCTTGAATTGTTGCCTTCATAGCACTCCTTGAGACAGTTTAGTGTTGCTATACCCTTCGCGAATGACTTTTAGGGTTTGTTGTCGTCGCTCTTCACCCCAAGCATTTATAAAAAAACATAAACTCATGGTGCTTCATTGTTCGACGGTCGCCCCTAAAAGCCATTCGCTTTGGCTATAAAAAGTTATTGCTTCACATCTTGCTATTAACAAAATGTGTATTAAAAAATTAAAATAGTAGTGTTGTTGCTTCTCAAGGTTATTAATCAGAATAGTGTCTGGTTAATTTGATGATCAGCTTAGTATTGTCCGCCAACTTACCTACTGAGACCTAAAAATGAATCAAAATATTTCAACTCACTATGCATTTTATATAGGCTGCTAATGGTTCATGCGTAAAAAAGTAGTTACCTTATTTTGTGTGTGCATCACTCTAGTCTAGCTTTATTTAGCACTTCCAACGAGAACGTCAGCCAAGAAATGCTGTGGTTATAGCTAAAATTGCATATAATAACTCACTACTTTCATAACTCTGTGAAATAATTTGCATATTAGTTTGGTCTGTATAACTAGTGAGGCATTTGTAACCGCTGTGGGTAATTCACTTCTTATGCATTTGAGGTTACTACTCATAGACAGATTTAAAGTGAATATCTATTGTTGGCACAGGCAATTTGAAGGTTTGTTTCCATGCTAGAAACACTATTAGCTATCTCTCAGCAGCCGCTAACACTTGCTATTTTGCTCGTGCTGATCAGTTATTTACTAGAAGATGTAGCAATTATTTTAGCGGCGTTGTTAGCACTGGATGGCTATCTTCCTATCAGTTGGGGAATGACGGCTGCATTTATTGGGATCTGGAGTGGTGACTTAGGCTTATATGGACTAGGGCGTTTAGCCCGTCGTTATCAATGGGCACAACGGTATGTTGCAAGCCGCCCGAGAGTGAAGCAGTTTGGCAGTTGGTTGGCTGATCAGCTATTAGTAAAAATTTTAATTTGTCGTTTATTGCCTGGATTACGTTTTCCTGGCTATGTGGCTTGTGGGTTGTATCAATTATCATTGGCAACCTTTTGTCTGGCAATTTCACTGGCTACCTTGGCATGGACGGTATTGATATTTGCTGGCTTTTATTTATTTGGTGAATTATTTGAAGGCTGGTTTGAGCACGCAAAGTGGGGGCTGATTCCAATCGCACTACTATTAATTTGGTGGTCGCGCCGGAAATCCCAACAAACGATGATTAAGGAGCTGGTTTCGTGACGAATGCGCCGGTTTATGAAAATGCCCTGATTGAACAGGCTGTGAACCCTACCTTTTCGAATCGACCTGTGCATCCTGGGATGCCTCCCTTAGATTTATCAGGCAAAGCGACATCATTTTTTGAGTTTTGGCCTACTCAGCTGGTTTATTTACCGGTAGTGGTACAATGGTTGTTATTAGCCGCTCGGTACCGTTCGGTGAATTTACCACTCATTGCCAATCCAAAAATTCCATTGGGTGGTATGGTAGGTGAGGCGAAAAGTGATGTATTTAAATTAGCTAAAGGGGAAGCGAAACCATTTATTGCGCCAGCTGTTTCTAGCATCATCGATAAAGAAATAGCCACGAGTGAGCAGGCAGCACAGATAGTTGACATGTTGGCTGATCAAGGAATGCCATTTCCATTAATTGCCAAACCGGATATTGGCTGTCGAGGCGTTGGAGTGAGAATTGTCAGGAACCAACAACAGTTAGCGGATTATATAGAGGGCTTTCCCAACCAAGCTAGCTTAATTTTACAAGAACTTGTGCCTTATGAAGCTGAAGCTGGCATATTTTATATCCGTTATCCAGGCGAAGAAAAAGGGCAGATTTTTTCTATTACCTTAAAATATGCACCTTATGTTTTTGGGAATGGCACGGATAATTTACGCACGCTAATTGAATCGGACCCGCGTGCGGGTAAAATTGCTCATCTTTATTTGACTCGACATCAACAGCATCTTGATAAAATATTACCTAAGGGGCAACCATTTCGTTTAGCATTTGCTGGAAGTCATAGTCGTGGCTCAATTTTTCGGGATGGTAAACAGTTAATTACCCCTGAGTTAACGACCAAACTGGATGAAATAACCAAGGATATTGATGAGTTTTATTATGGTCGGCTTGACGTACGCTTCAAAGATGCTGAGTTACTTAAGCAAGGCCGTGATTTTAAGATTGTGGAAATTAATGGTGCCAGTAGTGAGGCAACCCATATCTGGGACCGTAGCGCTAGCTTAAAGGATGTCTATAAAGCCCTTTTTTATCAGTATAAAACCCTGTTTAAAATAGGCGCGATTAATCGGCAACGAGGCTTTAAAACGCCAAGCCTGAAAGCTTTATGGCAAGCTTATAAAAAAGAAAAAATGCTGGTAGCTAATTATCCAGCAACTGAATAATTATTCTTTTCAGACATGAGCTATTTTTAGGTATAAAAATTACTAGGTATGTACTCACAGCGAAGGATAACTTAGGCGAGGCCATCGAGTGATGAGGCCCTAGGGGTATAAAAATCATTCGCGAAGTGTAGGTTTTATCAACGTAAAGAGAGGTAACGACATGAAACGATGGCTAGTAGTGCTTTTTAGCTTATGGATTAATTCTGCACTGGCAGGGGATGCTATTTACACTGGATTTTTTAGTAATAAAGCGGTAAGCGGCTATGATACAGTGGCTTATTTCACCCAAGGAAAACCAGTAAAAGGTAAAAGTCAGTATAAGTATACCTATCAAGGTGCAGATTGGTTTTTTGCTAGTCAGGAACATCTTGATTTATTTAAACAAAGCCCAGAAAAATATGCTCCCCAATATGGTGGATTTTGTGCGTGGGCAGTAGCAGCAAAAAATTCACGAGCTTCTGCTGATCCTAAAAACTGGAAAATTGTAGATGGTAAGCTGTATCTGAACTACGATGATGATGTACAACAGAAGTGGCTGAAAGATATCCCAGGTTTTGTTGTCAAAGGCGATAAAAACTGGCCTAAACTACTTGCAGAATAAAATTACCCTTCGAGCAGACATCAACAGGCTTGAGCTCGGATATTAAAGATCATTGATATTTGATGAACTATTCGAGCTAGCACCAAAATTTATTAATTCACACCATGGTTAAGTGATACCTTAACCATGGTTCACAAATAACAGAAAGTCACGAGTCTAATTAGCGGCACTCTCTCAAGCGAGAACTGTTTAGCCAATAACCTGTTAATACACCGAGAATCAGTTGGAATATTTTATGAAACGTCACTACATCAAATGGTTACTATGTGGATATATTGCTTTCATATTTGTGCAATCTTTATTTTTTAAATTCTCAGATGCCTATGAGACGCAACATATTTTTGGTGTGCTAGGTGAATGGTCAGGGTTTCAGTGGTTTGCAGATTTTGGTGCATATGGGGTGGGTATCGCAGAATTGATTGCTTCGATTATGTTATTTATCCCTGCCATCAGGCTGTTAGGTGCTGGGCTGGCAGCGGGAGTGATGTCTGGCGCGATCTTTTTTCACCTGTTTACACCGTTAGGTATATATATGCCAGAGTTTAATGCCCAGGGAGACGTGATTGGTAATGATGGTGGATTACTGTTTATTAATGCATGTATCGTATTTACTTGCGCCATTATCGTTGCGATCTGGGAATGGATTGAAGGCAATCATCTGTTTGCCAAGCATTGATAACTGTTGTATGGATAGTGACCTGCTGGTTAGCAAGTTGCTCTCCAGGGAGGAGAAATCATGACGCAGCAAGTGACACCTTTTCAGCTGCCTAAGCTGACTCGGTTAGGAATTGTGGAAGGTGTATTAGAGCGCCTGTCTGGACTACGTTATTTAGATACGCTTTATCAGCGCCGCCATCAGCAACTGCACTCTGCTGACCCTGTTGCATTTGCAGGTTATACCCTTGATGCACTGGGGGTAGACTACAGTGTAGTGGAAGGACAAATTGAAAGTATTCCCTGTGAAGGTGCTGGCATTGTAGTCGCTAACCATCCGTTTGGTGCGATTGAAGGGGTGATTTTAGCGCATTTACTGCTGCGTTATCGGCCTGATGTAAAGATTATGGCTAACCACTGGTTGCAACAAATCCCAGAGTTAGCAGAGGCTTTTATTGGTGTGGATGTGTTTGCCACTGCTGATAGCCAACGGCGTAACCGTAAAGGATTAAAAGCGGCTTTGGACTGGGTGCGCCAGGGCGGCTTGTTGATGATCTTTCCCGCAGGTGAAGTGTCTACGTTTAACGTCAGAGAGCGGCAAGTAGTTGATCGGCCATGGAACCGATTAGTGGCGACTATTATGCGGCGCACTCAAGCACCGGTGACCCCAATTTATATTTCAGGTAAAAACAGTTGGCTGTTTCATGCCGCAGGAATGATAAATGCTAATTTACGAACGGGCTTGTTAGTTCGTGAAATGATTAATAAGAAAAACCGCACCATTGAATTACATATTGGCCAGCAAATTCCCTTTAAAGAGGTTACTGCACTGGACTCTGACCAAGCGCTTACTGAGTATTTGCGAATGAATACCTATTTGTTGGCGCATACACATGCTCGTGCTAGCCAAATAGATAAACAACCTGCTCATAGCCCTCAGCCTATTGCTCAACCCCAAGCTAGAGCAGCTTTAGCACAGAATGTGGCGGCACTGCCTGATAGCTGCCTGCTGATAGATAATGGAGAGTTTACAGTCTATTGTGCTTCAGCCGATCAGCTACCAACAGTTTTACCAGAAATTGGCCGGTTACGAGAGCTAACCTTTCGAGCGGTTGGTGAAGGAACTGGAGAGTCAGCCGATCTCGATGAGTATGATCAATACTACTTGCATTTGTTTATTTGGTATCCAGAGCAGCAGGCAATCGTTGGCGCTTATCGATTAGGCCGGTTAGATCAACTGAGAGAAAAACAAGGTTTGGCAGGCCTTTATACCCGCAGTTTATTCAAGTATGACCAACGGTTTTTGGATAAGCTAGGTCAAGCTCTGGAAGTTGGGCGATCTTTTGTTTGTGCTGAATACCAAAAAAGTTTGGCTCCCTTGTTTTTATTATGGAAAGGTATCGCCACCTATGTAGCACATAATCCTCAATATAAAACCTTGTTTGGCCCGGTCAGTATCAGCAGTGATTACCAAGAATTTTCACGTCATTTAATGGCTCGCTGTCTTTCTGCATTCCATAAACATGAAGTGATGGCAGGATTTGTTAAACCGACCAATCCTTTACCCAAGTATAAGTCAAACTGCTGGCAACCAGCTTTACTAAAAGGGCTGGCAGATATTCAGCAATTATCTAAGTTGATTAATCGCATTGAGGGAGATAAAGGCATTCCTGTTTTACTCAGACAATACCTGAAATTGAATGGCCAACTGGTTTGTTTTAATGTGGATAAAGATTTTAATGACGCGCTGGATGGCTTGATTATTGTCGATTTACTGGCAGTACCTGAAAAAACCTTACAACGATACATGGGCAAAACAGGAATCCGCCAGTTTTATGATTATCATCAGCGTTTACCCCAAGTCAGCTAATATCGAAATTTAGTGTATGATTATGCTAACAGGGTCTGTTGACAGGCTCTGTGCTGATCTCTTCCAACCCCATTACTTATTTCACTCCAGAACTTTCCTCATACACCGCTAGCTGCGACTGCTACAATTAGTGGAATCTGTCAGACAGTAAAATAGATTGAGTGACTATCGATTAAATTGCTATAAATTAAGTTACCTATGCATAGCATGTGCCGCATTACAGCAGTAATTGTTCGGTGGCTGTGGCTACTGCTACCCTTATTTTTATTGTTAGCCTGCAAACCACCTCAGACTCACCTTCGAGTAGGTACGACGGTGGATATTGGTAATGAGACATTATTTCTTGCGCGAGAACTGGGGTATTTTGATCAAGCGCCTATTCATTTAGTTGAGTTAACTTCACGAAGCCAGGTAATGAACGCATTGCGTTCTGAAACCATTGAAGCGGCCATTCTTTATTTAGACGAAGTGATTAAACTGCTGCAATCGGAGCTAGCCGTAAAAGTGGTATTAGTACTATCCGTTTCTCATGGGGCAAATGCCTTAGTCACTCGACCTTCTATTAAGCAAATAGCTGACTTAAAAGGGCGGCGGATTGGTTCCAGCCAAAGTGCTGAAAGTATCTGGCTGCTTGAGCAAGCCTTAGTGAAAGCGGGTATTGATTTTAAAGAAATCAGTTTAATCCCCATTAACCAGAATGAACATATTAATGCTTATAACCGCCATTTAGTGGATGGAGTGGTAACCTTTGAGCCGTTACTTTCTCGATTAGAGCGACTTGGAGCAACGGTGCAGTTTGATAGTTCGCAAATGGCAAATAAGATTATGCAAGTATTGGTGGTTCGGGAAAATGTGATTGACCGATACCAGCAGTCTATTGAGCACTTATTAGCAGGCTATTTTAAAGCGGTGGAGTATCTTACTTATAATCAACGGCATGCTATTAATTTAATTGCCCCTCGAATGACGATTTCCACTGGTACAATTGAGCAGCTCTATAAAAAAACCAAAATAATGGGCTTGGAAGACAACCAGCGTTTACTGATTGGTGAGCCGCCCATTGTCAGACTTACCGTAGAGTCATTACAAAGGGTTATGTTAAGCCATGGGTTAAGCCAAAGAATCTTGCTGATTGATCAAATTATTGATAGTCGATGGCTAGGAGCCACAGACGATGTTCACTAGTGCCCAGTTATTATCATTACGTTTGGTCATTCCTCTATTTGTGATGGTTTTATTCGGCATTTTAATAACCGGTATTTTATTGTGGAATGCTCGTGATGCACTGGATCAGAAAGAAGCAGAAGTTTTAGGTCAGGTTAAGCGAGAAATTACCTTACTGCAGCAAAAAATGTCAGAAGCATTTGTTGATGGTGACTGGCGGGAAGCAGAAGAGTTTTTAGTTTATTTTGGTATTTACCCTGAATTTAATAGTTTAGCGCTGATAACACCCAGCAAAGAAATTTTGTATGCCACACGTTTTGCTTGGAAAGATCAATTGGTGATGTCGGTATTACCTAACTTTGATATTAGTCAGTTCGCAATGGTGCAACTGCAATATAAACCAGTTTATGTGAAAAATGAAAAAAAACGTTTATTGCAAGGGTATGTACCAGTTGAGTTGGGGTTGCGGGACCATGAATTGCGTTCCAACCATTTAGCCGTTCTGTATGTAGAGTATGATTTAAACCAGCTCCATCAAGAAGTTTGGTATAACTTTTGGACGCATGCTGTCGTATTATTGTTGGCTGGCCTACTGACGGCACTGGCATTGTTATGGGGGTTGTCTTATTGGGTTATTCATCCAATCAGAGTGTTAGTTGAAGCGGCAAAGCGAGTGGGTAAAGGTAACTATGATGTTCATGTACAATTAAATGAAAGCCGAGAGTTTAATAAACTGGGGCGCACCTTAAATTTATTAGCCCATGAAGTGCGTCGGAACATGACAGAATTGGCAGAGCGAAAAGTTCGATTTGATGATTTTTTACAATCGGGGCTGATCGGGATGGCAATTATTAAACCCAATATGCACTGGCAAGAATTTAATAATCGCTTATGTGAAATTCTTCATTATCAACCCGAGCAAATGATGGAGCAAGATTGGTTTGAGTTAACCCATCCAGATGACCGAGAAACAGAGCGTCAATTATTACGCAAGGTATTAGCAGGAGAGTGGGAAAGTTATACTTTAGACAAGCGCATGTGCTGTAGTGGTGATGAGGTGGTTTATGTCTCAGTGAATACTAAATGTGTCAGGACATTATCGGGTAAACCAGATTATTTCGTGGTATTTGCGCAAGATATCACTGAGCGAAAAAATTCTGAAATTGCATTAATGGAAGAACAGGCATTATTTAATACAATTTTAGATAATATTGTAGATGGCATAGCGGTATGCAACCGAGAAGGCATTTTAACATTATTTAATAAAAGCTTGCAGAATAACTATGGGTTGTCTTTTAAACGGCTGCCGCCAGAAAAATGGTTAGAGCATTACCCAGTGTATCAGGCTGATGGCAAAACGCCTATGGAATTAAGTCAGTTGCCGTTATTTCGCGCTTTGCATGGTGAACAGGTCAATGATTTAGAAATGGTTTTTGCTGGGAATAGTCAGCAACCCATTGTGGTATTGGCCAGTAGTAATCCACTCATTAATGCCGCAGGAAAAAAATTAGGGGCTGTTGCCTCTTATCATAATATTACCCAGCGGGTTCATGCTGAATCTGAAATGCGGTTGGCTGCTATTGCGTTTGAAACGCATGAAGCAATTATGATTACTGATCATCAACATAAAATTTTGCGGGTTAACAATGCATTTACTGAAATTACTGGCTATGACAGTGAAGAGGTGACTGGCTGTAGCCCAAACATATTATCATCTGGCCAACATGATGATCAGTTTTTTCAAACCATTGATAAATCTCTGGCAGAGCAAGGCTATTGGGAGGGAGAAATTTGGAATCGACGAAAAAATAGAGAAATATATCCGCAGTGGGAAACGATAACAGCAGTAAAAAATAAATATGATCAAATAACCCATTATGTGTCGACATTTGAAGATTTAACAGAGCGATTGAAATCTGAAGCGGAGATTCAGCGCCTGGCATTTTTTGATAGTTTAACGGGATTGCCTAATCGTCGGTATTTGAACGAACAGTTACAAAGCGAGTGTTTAAAATCCTTAAGTACACGTTTAGTGGGCGCTTTACTAATAGTTGATTTAGACCACTTTAAAACGATTAATGATTCCCGTGGTCACCAGATTGGTGATGAGTTACTCAAACAAGTGGCAGAACGTTTAACTTTGGTCATGGAAGAAGATCATACCCTTGCGAGACAAGGAGGGGATGAATTTGTCATTTTATTGGAAGGCTTTTCAACCGATAGTGATTATGCGGTTCAACAGGTAACAGAATTAGCGATTGGTTTACTGGAACAGTTGCATAATCCTTTTATTATTGAAGGTGAAAACTTTCATATTACAGGCAGCATTGGTATAGCCACCTATCCATTTACTGCAGATAATCCTATTGATTTAATGAAGCGAGCTGATGCAGCGTTGCACCGTGCTAAAGAGGCTGGTCGTAACACCATCCAATTTTTCTCAGATGATATGCAACAAGAAGCAGATAAACGCTTACAGTTGCATAATGAATTGCGCCAAGCAATTAAAACGGAGCAGTTAATTTTATACTTTCAACCTCAAGTGTCGGTTGATAATGGGCATGTGGTGGGAGCAGAGGTATTAGTCAGATGGCTACACCCGGAGCGAGGGATTGTCTCACCCGTTGATTTTATTCCTTATGCTGAAGAAACAGGACTTATTTACCCACTAGGTATGTGGGTGATTCGACAAATGTGCCAGTTAGTCCATTTTTGGCAAGCCGAGTCTACGGGATGTTCTGTAGAACACTTTTCGGTTAATATTAGCCCTTATCAATTTTATCACCCTGACTTTATTCCAGAGGTAATCAATATCCTTGAGTTAACCCAGGTGCCAGGTAATTGTTTAATGTTTGAAATAACAGAAGGTTTGGTATTGGATAATTTGCAAGACACCGTGCAGAAAATGGAAAAACTTAGGGAGTTAGGGATTCGTTTTTCAATCGATGATTTTGGCACGGGGTATTCTTCGTTAAGTTATTTGCGTAAGCTGCCTTTGGACGAGTTAAAGGTAGATAAGTCATTTATCGACCAGGTATTGCATGACAATAGTAATCAAGTGATTGTGGAGACGATTATTTCTATGGCTCGACATTTACAACTAAAAATTGTGGCAGAAGGGGTTGAGACGTCAGGGCAGCTCGCTTTTTTAAAGGAGCATCAGTGTGATCTATACCAGGGCTATTATTTTTCACCGCCTTTACCTTATGCAGAATTTCGGCAGCGCTGTGCTAAAGAGATTAAGCCGATCGACCAAGAGTAAGCTCACTATAGTGAGCTTACTCTTGGTATCAATTAAACTCCTGTTGCTAAATCCCTTAATACGGCCTGTACACTATCTTTAGCATCGCCAAATAGCATTCGGGCGTTGTCTTTGACAAACAGTGGGTTGGCTACCCCGGCATAACCAGAAGCCATTGAACGCTTTAAGACAACAACTTTTCTTGCCTTCCACACTTCTAATACTGGCATACCAGCGATGGGAGAGCTTGGTTTTTCAACGGCATCTGGGTTAACAGTATCATTAGCACCAATCACTAATACGACATCTGTTTCTGGAAAGTCGCTGTTAATTTCATTCATATCCAGAACAATATCATAAGGGACATCCGCTTCTGCCAGTAATACATTCATATGACCAGGTAGCCGACCTGCGACAGGATGAATCCCAAAGCGGACACTTTTACCTTGTTTACGAAGCTTTTCAGTCAGCTCACTAACAGCCATTTGGGCATGGGCAACGGCCATACCAAAGCCTGGTACAATAATGATATTTTTAGCTTCAGCTAGGTAATCTGCTACTTCGGCATGACTAATGGAAACTGGGTCACCTTGATCATTTTCAACACTGGCTACCATCGCCCCTTCATCAGTACCAAAACCACCTAAAATAACGCTAATAAAGGAGCGGTTCATACCACGACACATGATGTAACTCAAAATAGCACCCGATGAGCCAACCAGGGCACCGGTAACAATCAACAAATTGTTTGCCAGCATAAATCCTGTCGCCGCTGCCGCCCAGCCTGAATAACTATTTAACATTGAAATGACCACAGGCATATCAGCCCCACCAATGGCAGCTACCAGGTGAATTCCTAGCAGTAATGCAATGATGGTCATAATCAACAAATAGAAAGTGCTGGTACCGCTGTAACCGGCAGGCACAAACTCCATACCTAACCAAATGGTAATCAGCAATGCGCCTAAGTTCAGTAAATGGCGAAAGGGAAGCATTAAGGGTTTACCAGAAATCGTGCCCTGTAATTTACCAAAGGCGACAATTGAGCCGGTAAATGTAATTGCTCCAATAAAAATGCCTAAATAAAGTTCTATATTATGAATCACATGCGCAGCACCGCTAAATGTGGTTTTATCTGATACCAAATAGCCGGACCAGCCGATTAACACCGCTGCTAACCCCACAAAGCTGTGTAATAAAGCGACCATTTGCGGCATGGCAGTCATTTGTACTTTTTTTGCTAATACAAACCCTATTGAGGAACCAACTAACATGGCAAAGATAATCAGGCCATAGGATTCAACATAAGCACTCATGGCTGTTGCCAAAATAGCAACAGCCATACCAATCATGCCGTATATATTTCCGCGCTTGGCGGTTTCCTGAGCACTTAAACCACCTAGGCTTAAAATAAACATCACGGCCGCAAATAAATAGGCCATTGCAATCATTC
It encodes:
- a CDS encoding DinB family protein is translated as MKATIQGSLAVLNQAFSLIQQLSIDDYQTPIAPLNSSIGQHIRHVLDHYAHLQHWEPGSVLDYDQRKRGTEIESNPAAALTQIVCLQEWLNRLLDLENQSMTLRSLVVDNPSPISCATSFQRELLFSASHAVHHYALISVILKLKKIPVDEAFGVAPATLEYQQQPLRKL
- a CDS encoding DedA family protein → MLETLLAISQQPLTLAILLVLISYLLEDVAIILAALLALDGYLPISWGMTAAFIGIWSGDLGLYGLGRLARRYQWAQRYVASRPRVKQFGSWLADQLLVKILICRLLPGLRFPGYVACGLYQLSLATFCLAISLATLAWTVLIFAGFYLFGELFEGWFEHAKWGLIPIALLLIWWSRRKSQQTMIKELVS
- a CDS encoding D-alanine--D-alanine ligase; this encodes MTNAPVYENALIEQAVNPTFSNRPVHPGMPPLDLSGKATSFFEFWPTQLVYLPVVVQWLLLAARYRSVNLPLIANPKIPLGGMVGEAKSDVFKLAKGEAKPFIAPAVSSIIDKEIATSEQAAQIVDMLADQGMPFPLIAKPDIGCRGVGVRIVRNQQQLADYIEGFPNQASLILQELVPYEAEAGIFYIRYPGEEKGQIFSITLKYAPYVFGNGTDNLRTLIESDPRAGKIAHLYLTRHQQHLDKILPKGQPFRLAFAGSHSRGSIFRDGKQLITPELTTKLDEITKDIDEFYYGRLDVRFKDAELLKQGRDFKIVEINGASSEATHIWDRSASLKDVYKALFYQYKTLFKIGAINRQRGFKTPSLKALWQAYKKEKMLVANYPATE
- a CDS encoding YHS domain-containing (seleno)protein, coding for MKRWLVVLFSLWINSALAGDAIYTGFFSNKAVSGYDTVAYFTQGKPVKGKSQYKYTYQGADWFFASQEHLDLFKQSPEKYAPQYGGFCAWAVAAKNSRASADPKNWKIVDGKLYLNYDDDVQQKWLKDIPGFVVKGDKNWPKLLAE
- a CDS encoding lysophospholipid acyltransferase family protein, coding for MTQQVTPFQLPKLTRLGIVEGVLERLSGLRYLDTLYQRRHQQLHSADPVAFAGYTLDALGVDYSVVEGQIESIPCEGAGIVVANHPFGAIEGVILAHLLLRYRPDVKIMANHWLQQIPELAEAFIGVDVFATADSQRRNRKGLKAALDWVRQGGLLMIFPAGEVSTFNVRERQVVDRPWNRLVATIMRRTQAPVTPIYISGKNSWLFHAAGMINANLRTGLLVREMINKKNRTIELHIGQQIPFKEVTALDSDQALTEYLRMNTYLLAHTHARASQIDKQPAHSPQPIAQPQARAALAQNVAALPDSCLLIDNGEFTVYCASADQLPTVLPEIGRLRELTFRAVGEGTGESADLDEYDQYYLHLFIWYPEQQAIVGAYRLGRLDQLREKQGLAGLYTRSLFKYDQRFLDKLGQALEVGRSFVCAEYQKSLAPLFLLWKGIATYVAHNPQYKTLFGPVSISSDYQEFSRHLMARCLSAFHKHEVMAGFVKPTNPLPKYKSNCWQPALLKGLADIQQLSKLINRIEGDKGIPVLLRQYLKLNGQLVCFNVDKDFNDALDGLIIVDLLAVPEKTLQRYMGKTGIRQFYDYHQRLPQVS
- a CDS encoding ABC transporter substrate-binding protein — protein: MCRITAVIVRWLWLLLPLFLLLACKPPQTHLRVGTTVDIGNETLFLARELGYFDQAPIHLVELTSRSQVMNALRSETIEAAILYLDEVIKLLQSELAVKVVLVLSVSHGANALVTRPSIKQIADLKGRRIGSSQSAESIWLLEQALVKAGIDFKEISLIPINQNEHINAYNRHLVDGVVTFEPLLSRLERLGATVQFDSSQMANKIMQVLVVRENVIDRYQQSIEHLLAGYFKAVEYLTYNQRHAINLIAPRMTISTGTIEQLYKKTKIMGLEDNQRLLIGEPPIVRLTVESLQRVMLSHGLSQRILLIDQIIDSRWLGATDDVH
- a CDS encoding bifunctional diguanylate cyclase/phosphodiesterase yields the protein MFTSAQLLSLRLVIPLFVMVLFGILITGILLWNARDALDQKEAEVLGQVKREITLLQQKMSEAFVDGDWREAEEFLVYFGIYPEFNSLALITPSKEILYATRFAWKDQLVMSVLPNFDISQFAMVQLQYKPVYVKNEKKRLLQGYVPVELGLRDHELRSNHLAVLYVEYDLNQLHQEVWYNFWTHAVVLLLAGLLTALALLWGLSYWVIHPIRVLVEAAKRVGKGNYDVHVQLNESREFNKLGRTLNLLAHEVRRNMTELAERKVRFDDFLQSGLIGMAIIKPNMHWQEFNNRLCEILHYQPEQMMEQDWFELTHPDDRETERQLLRKVLAGEWESYTLDKRMCCSGDEVVYVSVNTKCVRTLSGKPDYFVVFAQDITERKNSEIALMEEQALFNTILDNIVDGIAVCNREGILTLFNKSLQNNYGLSFKRLPPEKWLEHYPVYQADGKTPMELSQLPLFRALHGEQVNDLEMVFAGNSQQPIVVLASSNPLINAAGKKLGAVASYHNITQRVHAESEMRLAAIAFETHEAIMITDHQHKILRVNNAFTEITGYDSEEVTGCSPNILSSGQHDDQFFQTIDKSLAEQGYWEGEIWNRRKNREIYPQWETITAVKNKYDQITHYVSTFEDLTERLKSEAEIQRLAFFDSLTGLPNRRYLNEQLQSECLKSLSTRLVGALLIVDLDHFKTINDSRGHQIGDELLKQVAERLTLVMEEDHTLARQGGDEFVILLEGFSTDSDYAVQQVTELAIGLLEQLHNPFIIEGENFHITGSIGIATYPFTADNPIDLMKRADAALHRAKEAGRNTIQFFSDDMQQEADKRLQLHNELRQAIKTEQLILYFQPQVSVDNGHVVGAEVLVRWLHPERGIVSPVDFIPYAEETGLIYPLGMWVIRQMCQLVHFWQAESTGCSVEHFSVNISPYQFYHPDFIPEVINILELTQVPGNCLMFEITEGLVLDNLQDTVQKMEKLRELGIRFSIDDFGTGYSSLSYLRKLPLDELKVDKSFIDQVLHDNSNQVIVETIISMARHLQLKIVAEGVETSGQLAFLKEHQCDLYQGYYFSPPLPYAEFRQRCAKEIKPIDQE
- the pntB gene encoding Re/Si-specific NAD(P)(+) transhydrogenase subunit beta — its product is MTGMIAMAYLFAAVMFILSLGGLSAQETAKRGNIYGMIGMAVAILATAMSAYVESYGLIIFAMLVGSSIGFVLAKKVQMTAMPQMVALLHSFVGLAAVLIGWSGYLVSDKTTFSGAAHVIHNIELYLGIFIGAITFTGSIVAFGKLQGTISGKPLMLPFRHLLNLGALLITIWLGMEFVPAGYSGTSTFYLLIMTIIALLLGIHLVAAIGGADMPVVISMLNSYSGWAAAATGFMLANNLLIVTGALVGSSGAILSYIMCRGMNRSFISVILGGFGTDEGAMVASVENDQGDPVSISHAEVADYLAEAKNIIIVPGFGMAVAHAQMAVSELTEKLRKQGKSVRFGIHPVAGRLPGHMNVLLAEADVPYDIVLDMNEINSDFPETDVVLVIGANDTVNPDAVEKPSSPIAGMPVLEVWKARKVVVLKRSMASGYAGVANPLFVKDNARMLFGDAKDSVQAVLRDLATGV